Proteins encoded in a region of the Candidatus Scalindua japonica genome:
- a CDS encoding prepilin-type N-terminal cleavage/methylation domain-containing protein, with protein MNNNNHAFTLIELLIVVFIVFAIMGLVLPALSTIRAKSKQTVCMGNMGQIFKCFAQYAIENDGYLPLESNTGSCSGEVWFKAVDRYITTDILPDNQTEISTKERLMLIKQDPVINTVAQDKKDNTRTIKMNTQLTQGSMCNRMIDSIRFPSKTVLLFDGRINNQTVASKFEGSYGSVAQRHSRGANILFLDGHVGRVQNGDTDGSTNDGWPDGHADQGIVWDPD; from the coding sequence ATGAATAACAACAACCACGCATTTACATTAATTGAACTACTCATAGTTGTATTCATTGTTTTTGCAATTATGGGTTTAGTACTTCCGGCTCTTTCAACAATCAGGGCTAAATCTAAACAGACAGTATGCATGGGTAACATGGGGCAGATATTTAAGTGCTTTGCGCAATATGCAATTGAAAACGATGGATATCTCCCGTTGGAAAGTAATACTGGATCATGCAGCGGCGAGGTCTGGTTTAAAGCTGTTGACAGATATATAACAACGGACATATTACCTGATAATCAGACTGAGATTTCAACAAAGGAAAGACTTATGCTGATAAAACAAGACCCTGTCATTAATACGGTAGCTCAAGATAAAAAAGACAATACCAGAACCATTAAAATGAATACTCAGCTTACTCAAGGTTCAATGTGTAATCGAATGATTGATTCAATCAGGTTTCCCTCCAAAACAGTCTTGTTATTCGATGGCAGAATAAATAATCAGACTGTTGCAAGTAAGTTTGAAGGTTCCTATGGTAGCGTTGCGCAAAGGCACTCAAGAGGTGCGAACATCCTTTTTTTAGATGGTCACGTCGGGCGTGTACAGAATGGAGATACTGACGGTTCCACCAACGATGGATGGCCAGACGGGCATGCTGATCAAGGTATAGTATGGGACCCGGATTAG
- a CDS encoding DegT/DnrJ/EryC1/StrS family aminotransferase, with the protein MNKRIYLSSPHMGDQEFAFVKEAFETNWIAPVGPHVDAFEKEFCELTGSPHSVALSSGTAAIHLALILLNVQQGDEVICSSFTFAASANPIVYQGATPVFVDSETATWNMDAAFLEEAIQGRIKNGKIPKAVILTHLYGQSADIDSILDVCKKYNIPLIEDAAESVGAYYKGKHTGTLGEFGVFSFNGNKIITTSSGGMLVSDNEELIKKAKFLSTQARDAAPHYQHSHIGYNYRLSNVLAGVGRGQLLVLKDRVKARRANFEFYKKELGALPGIEFMPEADFGRSNRWLTCFSIEPSELGVTREMIRLALESENIEARPVWKPLHLQPIFKDYPYYGSCVAEDLFDKSLCLPSGSNLSREDLRRVVNIIHKVYPVK; encoded by the coding sequence ATGAATAAACGTATTTATTTGTCGTCCCCTCATATGGGAGACCAGGAATTTGCTTTTGTAAAGGAAGCATTTGAGACTAATTGGATAGCTCCTGTCGGCCCACATGTGGATGCATTTGAGAAGGAATTTTGTGAATTAACAGGTTCTCCGCATTCCGTTGCACTAAGCTCAGGAACAGCAGCTATCCATCTTGCATTAATTTTGCTAAATGTTCAGCAAGGTGATGAAGTAATATGCTCTTCTTTTACGTTTGCTGCCAGTGCTAATCCGATAGTCTACCAGGGAGCAACTCCGGTATTTGTTGATAGTGAAACAGCTACCTGGAATATGGATGCAGCTTTTCTTGAAGAGGCAATTCAAGGAAGAATCAAAAATGGCAAAATTCCCAAGGCTGTAATCCTGACTCATTTATATGGCCAAAGTGCTGATATTGATTCCATCTTAGATGTATGTAAAAAGTACAATATACCGTTAATTGAGGATGCGGCAGAATCGGTGGGTGCTTATTATAAAGGGAAACATACTGGTACTTTAGGTGAGTTTGGAGTTTTCTCTTTTAATGGTAATAAAATTATTACCACATCGTCTGGAGGGATGTTAGTGTCAGACAATGAAGAACTAATTAAGAAGGCTAAATTTCTCTCTACTCAGGCAAGAGACGCGGCACCACATTATCAACATTCGCATATAGGCTATAACTATCGACTGAGCAACGTTCTTGCTGGGGTTGGACGGGGGCAACTTCTTGTTCTTAAAGATAGGGTAAAGGCACGCAGGGCTAATTTTGAGTTTTATAAAAAAGAACTGGGTGCATTACCTGGTATTGAGTTTATGCCTGAGGCCGATTTCGGAAGGAGTAATCGTTGGTTGACATGTTTCTCTATAGAACCCTCTGAACTTGGCGTAACGAGAGAAATGATTCGTTTAGCCCTGGAGTCTGAGAATATAGAAGCACGTCCTGTCTGGAAGCCTCTGCATTTGCAACCAATTTTCAAAGATTATCCCTATTACGGTTCCTGTGTAGCAGAAGATCTATTTGATAAAAGTCTGTGTTTACCATCAGGTTCGAACCTTTCCAGGGAAGATCTTAGGAGGGTAGTAAATATTATTCATAAAGTTTATCCGGTTAAATAG
- a CDS encoding acyltransferase, with product MERKLSKKIVMDDRFKDWELPCLEEGKPNKYNWLVQNLAGFSLGYKTDIGAFTYINAKFKVVIEDFVQVGSHCSIYSISTIDNKKGMVRLKKNCKIGSHSVLMPGVTIGENSIVGAFSFVDKDIPNNVVAVGVPAKVMREIKKAETLH from the coding sequence ATGGAGAGAAAACTATCTAAGAAAATAGTTATGGATGATAGATTTAAAGATTGGGAACTTCCCTGCTTAGAGGAAGGAAAGCCGAATAAATATAATTGGTTAGTACAAAATCTAGCTGGTTTCAGCTTAGGTTACAAAACTGATATTGGTGCTTTTACATACATAAATGCAAAATTTAAAGTAGTTATAGAAGATTTTGTTCAAGTCGGTTCACATTGTTCTATTTACTCTATATCAACTATTGATAATAAAAAGGGAATGGTTAGATTGAAGAAAAATTGTAAAATTGGATCCCATAGTGTTCTTATGCCTGGTGTGACTATTGGAGAAAACTCGATAGTAGGAGCTTTTAGTTTTGTTGATAAAGATATTCCAAATAATGTTGTTGCCGTTGGAGTGCCGGCAAAAGTTATGAGGGAAATCAAAAAAGCAGAAACACTTCATTGA
- a CDS encoding sugar transferase: MDSKKIKLFSALKRIFDLITACFSLLILFPFLLSIGVLVRMKIGSPIFFKQQRPGLNGKPFCIYKFRTMTTEKDKKGNILPDEKRLLPFGKFLRATSIDELPELFNVLMGHMSMVGPRPLLMQYLERYTPTQARRHEVKPGVTGWAQIKGRNSISWEEKFDLDVWYVDNHDFKLDLKILLLTCWYVLCRRDINADNCATMHEFNGEKTI, encoded by the coding sequence ATGGATTCAAAAAAAATTAAATTATTTTCTGCCTTAAAAAGGATTTTTGACCTTATTACTGCCTGTTTTAGTTTACTCATCCTCTTTCCATTTCTGCTAAGTATAGGAGTTCTGGTACGTATGAAAATAGGTAGTCCGATTTTCTTTAAGCAACAAAGGCCAGGATTGAATGGGAAACCATTTTGTATTTATAAGTTTCGTACAATGACGACAGAAAAAGACAAGAAAGGCAATATTTTACCTGATGAAAAACGCCTGTTGCCTTTTGGGAAATTTTTGCGTGCGACCAGCATTGACGAACTTCCTGAGTTGTTCAATGTATTAATGGGACATATGAGCATGGTGGGGCCAAGACCGCTTCTTATGCAATATTTAGAAAGATATACACCAACGCAGGCGAGAAGGCATGAGGTTAAACCGGGAGTTACAGGTTGGGCGCAGATAAAAGGGCGCAACTCTATCTCATGGGAAGAGAAGTTTGATTTGGATGTATGGTATGTGGATAATCATGATTTTAAGTTGGACTTGAAAATATTGTTACTAACATGTTGGTATGTCCTATGTAGAAGAGACATTAATGCGGATAATTGTGCCACTATGCACGAATTTAATGGAGAGAAAACTATCTAA
- a CDS encoding TIGR03013 family XrtA/PEP-CTERM system glycosyltransferase produces MLLKHIPKKTILLLSGDIIFIILSIAVAYYVRLGRFDLLSNFTGASIITLTIHIFTFYIFDIYSFKYKFTTINYFLKLLLAVAVGSTLVALSFYLIPHYQFGRGIFFIKIIFLTIFMYLWRAAFESFLLNKGNKKNVGIMGVGVSGQTICRLLRKNTNYNIVGFFDDNPKLHNQTVEQYSILGNSRNLRDMATRGEIDVVVVAITQEKRSELFKNILSVKMSGIEVYDMPSLYEELSGRVPVKHIRDSWFIYVALSGIKRSIFTQRIERIVDVIFCVLGLIGSLPVSLITIVLIKLGSKGSIFYIQDRVGHNGKIFKLIKFRSMKPDAEANGAVWAKEGDLRVTKIGRIIRKLRIDEMPQMWNVLKGDISLIGPRPERPEFVKDLEKEIPYFSLRHSVRPGLTGWAQVNHGYVASKKDTLEKLQYDLYYIKNKSILLDLIIIVKTIKVVLLGSGAR; encoded by the coding sequence ATGCTGTTAAAACATATTCCAAAAAAGACAATACTCCTTTTATCAGGTGATATTATTTTTATTATTCTGTCTATAGCGGTAGCTTATTATGTAAGGTTGGGCAGGTTTGACTTATTATCAAATTTCACTGGCGCGTCTATTATAACACTCACCATACATATATTTACTTTCTATATATTTGACATTTATAGTTTCAAGTATAAATTTACAACTATAAATTATTTTCTAAAATTGCTACTTGCTGTTGCTGTTGGGAGTACGCTTGTGGCCTTGAGCTTTTATCTTATTCCTCATTATCAATTTGGAAGAGGTATATTTTTTATTAAAATAATTTTTCTTACTATCTTCATGTATTTATGGAGGGCTGCTTTTGAGTCTTTTCTATTAAACAAAGGTAACAAAAAAAATGTTGGAATAATGGGAGTTGGAGTTTCCGGACAAACTATCTGTAGATTGCTTCGTAAGAACACTAACTATAATATAGTCGGTTTTTTTGACGACAATCCGAAATTGCATAATCAAACTGTTGAGCAATATTCTATTCTGGGTAATAGCCGTAATTTAAGAGATATGGCAACAAGAGGTGAAATAGATGTTGTTGTGGTTGCAATTACACAAGAGAAAAGAAGTGAATTATTTAAAAATATACTCTCTGTGAAGATGTCTGGTATTGAAGTTTATGATATGCCTTCACTATATGAAGAATTGTCAGGAAGGGTTCCAGTAAAGCATATAAGGGATTCATGGTTTATATATGTAGCATTATCAGGGATAAAAAGGAGTATATTCACTCAGAGAATCGAACGTATTGTGGATGTGATATTCTGTGTACTGGGCCTTATTGGATCGCTGCCGGTAAGCTTAATTACTATTGTTCTGATAAAGCTTGGTTCAAAAGGGAGTATTTTTTATATACAAGACAGAGTTGGACATAATGGAAAGATATTCAAGTTGATTAAATTTCGCTCAATGAAGCCGGATGCAGAAGCAAATGGTGCCGTGTGGGCAAAAGAAGGTGATCTAAGAGTGACGAAAATAGGAAGAATTATAAGGAAATTAAGAATTGACGAGATGCCTCAAATGTGGAATGTGCTTAAAGGAGATATAAGTTTAATTGGGCCAAGGCCGGAAAGGCCAGAATTTGTGAAAGACCTGGAAAAAGAAATCCCTTATTTTTCCTTGCGTCATTCGGTCAGGCCTGGATTAACAGGTTGGGCACAAGTAAATCATGGATATGTTGCATCAAAGAAAGATACTCTTGAGAAGCTTCAATATGATCTTTATTACATAAAGAACAAATCAATCCTGCTTGACTTGATTATAATTGTTAAGACCATAAAAGTTGTATTACTTGGAAGCGGGGCAAGATGA
- a CDS encoding polysaccharide biosynthesis protein — protein sequence MKKKSLLIIVDICLICILYFTAFLLRFEFKGALEYAHFIYTSLPIIIIITIGVFIRMGMYNAVWRYASVDSFVMILKAVTISVLIAVVLVFFFQTYRMPRSIFIIYWLLFLLGTGGVRFSTRVYRYYFVLKRGRGRRVLIYGAGSAGQMIAKEMRYDPLLGYCPICFVDDDPNKIGRSIHSLPIYSGNTDLDEIIRENNIEDVLIAIPSTSGVKVRNIIESCKASQVKFKTLPSLSEIVGGSVSVNQIREIEIDDLLKRAPKDLDRRRINSFIDGKSVLITGAGGSIGSELSRQIAECNPSIEMLVDNNEHGLYLIDSELNGNNNAVEFHAILESVTKPICTENHLRRFNTDIIFHSAAYKHVSLVEINPCVAMINNVLGTLKTAKLADKYKVEKFVLISTDKAVRPTSVMGATKRVCELYIQNFNKISNTDFIAVRFGNVLDSSGSVVPKFKQQIKEGGPVTVTHPDVTRYFMLIPEAVQLVMQAASLGKGGEIFILDMGEPVNIENMAKDMIRMMGFGPEDVKIKYSGLKPGEKLYEELLIDESEKDTKYESITIAGVTNVNWEEFNSDIEELLHFADKENIDGAIRVLKKLVPEYNPQNKVYETILTKQ from the coding sequence ATGAAAAAGAAGAGCTTACTAATTATTGTTGATATCTGCTTAATTTGCATATTGTATTTTACTGCCTTTCTTTTAAGGTTTGAGTTTAAAGGTGCTTTAGAATATGCTCATTTTATTTATACCTCATTGCCAATTATTATTATCATAACAATTGGGGTATTCATCAGAATGGGAATGTATAATGCTGTATGGCGATATGCAAGTGTAGATAGTTTCGTTATGATTCTGAAAGCTGTTACAATTAGCGTTCTTATTGCTGTTGTACTTGTTTTCTTTTTTCAGACATATAGAATGCCTAGAAGCATATTTATTATTTATTGGTTGCTGTTTTTATTAGGGACCGGAGGTGTGCGTTTTAGCACGAGAGTTTATAGATATTATTTTGTCCTTAAAAGAGGGAGAGGGCGTAGAGTATTGATATACGGCGCAGGATCTGCAGGACAAATGATAGCAAAAGAGATGAGGTATGACCCTTTGCTTGGATATTGTCCCATTTGTTTTGTAGATGACGATCCAAACAAGATTGGAAGGAGTATACATAGCCTTCCTATTTATTCTGGAAATACTGATTTGGATGAAATAATTAGAGAAAATAATATTGAAGATGTTTTAATTGCAATCCCTTCTACATCTGGTGTAAAAGTAAGAAATATAATTGAGAGTTGCAAGGCGTCACAGGTAAAATTCAAAACACTGCCTAGCTTGTCGGAGATAGTTGGTGGCAGTGTAAGTGTTAATCAAATAAGAGAGATAGAGATTGATGATCTTTTGAAGCGTGCGCCAAAGGATTTAGATAGGCGTCGCATTAATAGCTTTATTGATGGTAAATCGGTTTTAATAACTGGTGCAGGCGGTTCTATTGGGTCTGAATTATCAAGACAAATAGCAGAATGTAACCCTTCAATTGAAATGTTAGTTGATAATAATGAGCATGGATTATATCTAATTGATTCTGAGTTGAATGGAAATAATAACGCAGTGGAATTTCATGCAATCCTGGAAAGCGTAACAAAACCTATTTGTACGGAAAATCATTTGAGGAGATTTAATACAGACATAATCTTTCATTCTGCTGCTTACAAACATGTTTCACTTGTTGAGATAAATCCATGTGTGGCGATGATCAATAATGTACTGGGTACACTTAAAACCGCAAAACTGGCAGACAAGTATAAGGTGGAAAAGTTTGTCTTAATATCAACGGATAAAGCGGTCCGACCTACAAGTGTGATGGGTGCTACCAAAAGGGTGTGTGAATTATACATTCAAAACTTTAATAAGATAAGTAATACCGATTTTATCGCAGTCAGGTTTGGTAATGTGCTTGATAGCTCAGGTAGTGTAGTGCCAAAATTTAAGCAGCAAATAAAAGAAGGTGGTCCGGTAACAGTAACGCATCCTGATGTTACCCGTTATTTTATGCTTATACCTGAGGCCGTTCAGCTTGTGATGCAGGCTGCCAGTCTGGGGAAAGGAGGGGAAATATTTATATTGGATATGGGAGAGCCAGTAAATATAGAAAATATGGCAAAAGACATGATAAGGATGATGGGCTTTGGTCCTGAAGATGTGAAAATTAAATATTCTGGGTTAAAACCCGGAGAAAAACTTTATGAAGAGCTGTTAATAGATGAATCCGAAAAGGATACAAAATATGAGAGCATCACAATCGCGGGTGTTACCAATGTCAATTGGGAAGAATTTAATAGTGATATAGAAGAGCTTTTACACTTTGCAGATAAGGAAAATATTGATGGTGCCATACGAGTGCTGAAAAAACTAGTTCCAGAGTACAATCCACAGAATAAAGTATATGAGACAATATTGACAAAACAGTAA
- a CDS encoding MBL fold metallo-hydrolase RNA specificity domain-containing protein: MNDKGGPAIVVAGSGMCTGGRVVNYLKEFLPDSRNDILFVGYQACGTPGRDIITCGNNKMRHGYVTIDGKRIDVGAGVHEISGYSAHADKDDLVRWVMRFRNKPSKIFLVHGEAESKKSLKKELDTMGLDVTVARKKRYIVDA, translated from the coding sequence TTGAATGATAAAGGTGGGCCCGCTATTGTAGTTGCTGGTAGCGGTATGTGTACGGGAGGGAGGGTTGTAAACTATCTGAAAGAGTTCTTGCCGGATAGCAGAAATGATATTCTGTTTGTAGGATATCAGGCTTGTGGGACACCAGGGAGAGATATTATTACTTGTGGAAACAATAAAATGAGACATGGGTATGTGACCATTGATGGTAAAAGGATAGATGTTGGCGCCGGAGTCCATGAAATTTCAGGGTATTCAGCTCATGCGGATAAAGATGATCTTGTTCGTTGGGTAATGAGGTTTCGTAATAAACCTTCAAAAATATTCCTTGTTCATGGAGAAGCAGAATCAAAAAAGTCTTTGAAGAAGGAACTAGACACAATGGGGTTGGATGTAACAGTTGCAAGGAAAAAGAGATACATTGTAGATGCTTGA
- a CDS encoding ComEA family DNA-binding protein produces the protein MKTENQFVMGILTTLIWDSGLGKENYMDVIRKVSVVLIVVALVSFVGGFAYAEHKAKVNINTATVEELMSLKGIGERKAESIVEHREAVGSFTTIDGLKDVKGVGDGIYNKIKDMIAIE, from the coding sequence ATGAAAACTGAAAACCAATTCGTGATGGGTATACTTACAACATTAATATGGGATTCCGGTTTAGGAAAGGAGAATTACATGGACGTTATTCGCAAAGTATCTGTTGTGTTAATAGTAGTAGCCTTGGTATCTTTTGTTGGTGGATTTGCCTATGCGGAACATAAAGCAAAGGTTAATATTAACACGGCAACAGTTGAGGAGTTAATGTCTTTGAAAGGCATTGGCGAAAGGAAGGCGGAATCTATAGTCGAACATCGTGAGGCAGTTGGATCTTTTACTACAATTGATGGCTTGAAAGACGTAAAAGGTGTTGGAGATGGGATTTATAATAAAATTAAGGACATGATTGCGATTGAATGA
- a CDS encoding glycosyltransferase family 4 protein codes for MRILYFHQHFSTPSGSTGTRSYEMARALVTAGHEVTMVCGSYLDGNTGLESAFKDGKRSGTVDGIRVIELALEYSNHDSFIKRSSIFFKFAVRSIGIVFKEPCDLVFATSTPLTAGLPGIFARWLKGKRFVFEVRDLWPELPREMGVITNPITLWLMSLLERVSYRSAHACIGLSPGIVDGIRRCSGKDKPITMVPNGCDLELFSKNNIAKRPHGINESDLMAVFTGAHGIANGLNAVLDAAEVLKRQGYNNIKLAFIGDGKLKPQLMECAKQKGLDNCLFLDPVPKTELVGYLKVADVGLMVLANVPAFYYGTSPNKFFDYLSVGLPVINNYPGWLADMINEHKCGVAVSPDDPNAFAEALIYLYKNPEKRKEMGDNAIKLALSDFDRTYLADQFVRFLEKIVSPELKEIK; via the coding sequence ATGCGAATTCTCTATTTTCATCAGCATTTTTCCACACCATCAGGTTCAACCGGTACTCGTTCCTATGAAATGGCGCGCGCATTGGTAACGGCAGGACATGAAGTAACGATGGTTTGTGGCAGCTATCTAGATGGTAATACCGGGCTTGAAAGCGCTTTCAAAGATGGTAAGCGTAGCGGAACAGTGGACGGTATCCGTGTCATAGAATTGGCGTTGGAGTATTCAAATCATGATAGTTTCATCAAACGAAGCAGTATTTTTTTTAAATTTGCCGTGCGTAGCATAGGAATTGTATTTAAAGAACCGTGTGATTTGGTTTTTGCGACAAGTACTCCGCTTACAGCCGGGCTACCTGGTATCTTCGCACGTTGGTTAAAAGGGAAGAGATTTGTTTTTGAGGTGCGTGATCTCTGGCCTGAATTACCTCGGGAGATGGGTGTTATTACAAATCCGATTACCCTATGGCTGATGTCCCTGTTGGAGCGGGTAAGTTATCGCTCTGCTCATGCTTGTATAGGTTTGTCACCAGGAATTGTGGATGGGATTCGACGCTGTAGCGGTAAAGATAAGCCGATAACTATGGTCCCCAATGGTTGTGATTTAGAGTTGTTTTCTAAAAACAATATTGCAAAACGGCCACATGGTATTAATGAAAGCGATCTGATGGCCGTGTTTACCGGAGCACATGGTATTGCTAATGGATTGAACGCGGTGTTGGACGCAGCAGAAGTGCTTAAACGGCAAGGATATAATAATATTAAACTGGCTTTCATCGGTGATGGTAAATTAAAGCCCCAGCTAATGGAATGCGCAAAGCAAAAGGGACTTGATAATTGCTTGTTCCTGGATCCTGTACCAAAAACCGAACTGGTTGGGTATTTGAAAGTTGCGGATGTAGGTTTAATGGTATTAGCAAATGTTCCGGCATTTTACTATGGAACATCGCCAAATAAGTTTTTTGATTACTTATCGGTTGGCTTACCGGTAATCAATAATTATCCAGGTTGGTTGGCAGACATGATCAATGAGCATAAATGTGGTGTGGCTGTTTCACCCGATGATCCAAATGCTTTTGCTGAAGCATTGATCTATTTATATAAGAATCCTGAGAAAAGAAAAGAAATGGGTGATAATGCTATAAAGTTGGCCTTATCTGATTTTGATCGTACTTATCTTGCTGATCAATTTGTTCGGTTTTTAGAAAAAATTGTTTCACCTGAATTAAAAGAAATTAAATAG
- a CDS encoding polysaccharide biosynthesis/export family protein, with amino-acid sequence MIRNVIILISLVLVLFHTGCTTPSSSKLFDEIPKLAVNEQNEEVDNRLEAINGTYKLSPPDVVAISVNDNKDLNTAATIRPDGNIFFPLLGDIYIEGLTPLEVREKIHKLLGRYLKELPAEAVSVQVRGFNSKKVYIYSFGGGIRQIPFTGNLTVLDAITKTGLLSRTAKRSKIKVIRGESDVIEKPQSLVVNLNDILKKGKTGDNIVLRPNDIVYIPPTLLGRIGFVIQDVLKPTQPAQQLGSAAASAGRWQTTAFGFDTPGN; translated from the coding sequence ATGATCAGAAATGTAATAATCTTAATATCATTAGTACTAGTATTGTTTCATACCGGATGTACTACGCCGTCTTCGTCTAAACTGTTTGATGAGATTCCTAAATTGGCAGTTAACGAGCAGAATGAGGAGGTTGATAATAGACTGGAAGCCATAAACGGTACTTACAAACTATCACCTCCTGATGTTGTTGCAATATCAGTCAATGATAATAAAGATCTAAACACTGCGGCTACTATTAGACCTGATGGAAACATTTTTTTCCCGCTTCTGGGAGATATCTACATAGAAGGACTTACTCCATTAGAGGTACGGGAAAAGATACATAAGTTGTTGGGGCGATATCTCAAAGAACTTCCCGCGGAGGCAGTGTCTGTTCAGGTAAGAGGATTTAACAGCAAGAAGGTGTATATATATAGTTTTGGTGGGGGTATCAGACAAATCCCATTTACCGGTAATCTTACTGTGCTCGATGCTATTACAAAAACAGGTTTATTGTCACGCACCGCTAAACGGAGTAAAATCAAGGTTATTCGTGGAGAAAGTGATGTAATTGAGAAACCACAAAGTCTTGTAGTAAACCTGAATGATATTCTTAAGAAGGGAAAGACTGGAGATAATATTGTCCTCAGACCAAATGACATTGTCTATATTCCTCCTACGTTACTTGGGAGGATCGGCTTTGTTATACAAGATGTGTTAAAACCGACACAACCTGCTCAGCAACTTGGTAGTGCTGCTGCTTCTGCTGGCCGTTGGCAAACTACTGCATTCGGATTTGACACACCTGGAAATTAA
- a CDS encoding MBL fold metallo-hydrolase — protein MPVILEFHGATEGVTGSCSQISFADESLLVDCGLFQGKEAREYIDLKINFNISTLKGLILTHAHLDHIGRIPYLLASGYTGPIYTSVPTSYLVPGQLQDALKIGFTKNRKLINSVISVLQKRIVPCKYRQWISVSDSFKIKFHPAGHILGSAFVEIAVKVIPGKKHKSLNNTKRIVFSGDLGAPYTPILSMPQSPFQADVLVLESTYGNRKHSGRKERRHHLLKVLKKSLSDNGIIIIPAFAIGRTQELLYELNEIVEREKLSRLPVIIDSPLANRFTALYSDLKDFWDKESRRRLRGGDDPFVFPGLVSINNHKDHYKSITMVE, from the coding sequence ATGCCTGTAATTCTTGAATTCCATGGTGCTACTGAAGGTGTTACCGGATCGTGTTCCCAGATATCATTCGCAGATGAGAGCCTGCTTGTTGACTGTGGTCTTTTTCAGGGTAAAGAGGCCAGAGAATACATTGATTTAAAAATTAATTTTAATATATCGACTCTTAAAGGGTTGATTCTTACGCATGCGCATCTGGATCACATTGGCCGTATTCCATATCTGCTTGCATCCGGGTATACCGGCCCCATATACACGTCTGTTCCAACCTCATATCTTGTACCGGGACAACTTCAAGATGCTTTGAAAATCGGGTTTACGAAAAACCGTAAACTTATCAATAGTGTTATTAGTGTACTACAGAAACGTATCGTTCCCTGTAAATACAGGCAGTGGATATCGGTATCGGATAGTTTTAAAATTAAATTTCACCCTGCTGGTCACATACTTGGGAGTGCTTTTGTTGAGATTGCGGTTAAGGTAATTCCAGGGAAAAAACATAAGAGTTTAAACAACACAAAACGTATTGTCTTTTCAGGTGATCTTGGTGCTCCTTATACCCCAATCCTGTCTATGCCACAATCACCCTTTCAGGCTGACGTTCTCGTGCTGGAGTCAACATATGGAAACAGGAAGCACTCCGGAAGAAAGGAACGTCGTCATCACTTATTAAAGGTATTAAAGAAATCACTTTCAGATAATGGGATAATTATTATTCCCGCGTTTGCTATCGGACGTACACAGGAACTGCTTTATGAACTGAATGAAATAGTTGAAAGAGAAAAACTGTCCAGGCTTCCGGTAATCATCGATTCACCTCTTGCAAACAGGTTCACTGCTCTATATTCTGACCTTAAGGATTTCTGGGACAAGGAATCCAGGAGACGATTGAGAGGCGGTGATGACCCGTTTGTATTCCCTGGGCTTGTTAGTATTAATAATCATAAGGACCATTATAAAAGCATTACGATGGTTGAATGA